One Gimesia aquarii DNA segment encodes these proteins:
- a CDS encoding DUF1559 domain-containing protein: MEKMLLKKKRGFTLIELLVVIAIIAILIALLLPAVQQAREAARRSTCKNNLKQIGLALHNYHDNFRAFPPGDVRRTYPSGVQSWTTSQLGWIPRILPFLDQAPLYNQINFELEHGVSAAPNSNLRREKLPSVRCPSDSSRQPDGNYGPTNYMACRGNSTSAGNNSSGSIFSMNSLVRIRDIQDGTTNTMMVSETFASAPMCSELPVSNSCAATCATVYNGNTTGAQQGYSWMWGQQYQAHYYATIYTPNPEIPDCGAGSNSTNALVSARSKHVGGVHVLLADGAVRFASENIDLTIWRNLGDNDDGNVLGEW, translated from the coding sequence ATGGAAAAAATGTTACTCAAAAAGAAGCGTGGTTTCACACTGATCGAATTGCTGGTAGTGATTGCGATTATTGCCATTCTAATTGCATTACTGTTACCGGCCGTTCAACAAGCACGAGAAGCCGCCCGCCGTTCCACTTGCAAAAACAATCTGAAACAGATTGGTCTAGCTTTGCACAATTATCACGATAATTTCAGAGCGTTTCCCCCTGGAGATGTCAGAAGAACCTATCCCTCAGGAGTTCAATCTTGGACGACGAGCCAACTGGGTTGGATTCCTCGGATTCTCCCTTTCCTGGATCAAGCTCCACTTTATAATCAAATCAACTTTGAATTGGAGCACGGTGTCAGTGCCGCCCCTAACAGTAATTTACGAAGAGAAAAACTGCCTTCCGTTCGTTGCCCCAGCGATTCTTCGCGTCAACCTGATGGAAATTATGGCCCCACAAACTATATGGCTTGCAGGGGTAATTCAACAAGTGCTGGTAATAATTCCTCTGGTTCTATTTTCAGCATGAATAGTCTTGTCAGAATTCGTGATATTCAGGACGGCACAACGAATACGATGATGGTTTCGGAAACCTTTGCCAGCGCCCCTATGTGTAGCGAATTACCAGTCAGCAATTCTTGTGCAGCCACTTGCGCTACCGTTTATAACGGTAATACCACAGGCGCGCAGCAAGGTTATTCCTGGATGTGGGGACAACAATATCAAGCACACTATTATGCCACGATTTATACTCCCAATCCCGAAATTCCTGACTGTGGTGCAGGTTCGAATTCGACTAATGCACTCGTTTCGGCTCGCAGTAAGCATGTAGGTGGAGTCCATGTTCTTCTCGCTGATGGGGCGGTCCGATTTGCTTCGGAAAATATTGATCTGACCATTTGGCGAAATTTGGGTGATAACGATGATGGAAATGTCCTCGGTGAATGGTAG
- a CDS encoding ferrous iron transport protein A, giving the protein MHLKTRYIVFFCVEIVFVTTLNQIIKGQIARITQINGEDAVSIRLMEMGLIDGEEIQLLGKAPLGDPLEFAVRGYRLSLRLNEAKCVEVEIV; this is encoded by the coding sequence ATGCACTTAAAAACACGCTATATTGTTTTCTTTTGTGTTGAGATCGTATTTGTGACGACACTAAACCAGATTATCAAAGGCCAGATCGCTCGGATCACCCAAATCAATGGTGAAGATGCTGTTTCCATTCGCTTAATGGAGATGGGGCTTATTGATGGCGAGGAGATTCAACTCTTAGGCAAAGCGCCTTTAGGTGATCCTTTGGAGTTTGCGGTACGTGGCTACCGTTTATCTCTTCGATTGAATGAAGCAAAGTGTGTTGAGGTCGAAATCGTATAA
- a CDS encoding SPFH domain-containing protein: MTEEKQYDPISGWNPLAVCLCGLLLAVFLFVSAVAAESVPLILLAIILVPACIIGLFGCMAVAPNQARVLLLFGEYKGSVTRSGFFWVNPFFSKQKISLRIRNFETGSISTPEQKDPTTGKILQAKSRSAGKPSKVNDRDGNPVDISTVVVWRVVNTAEAMFEVDDYEDFVAVQSEAALRNLASRHPYDSEDHEVSLRGNTTEVCDQLKIDIQERLDKAGVEVIEARISHLAYAQEIAAAMLQRQQAQAVVAARTKIVEGAVGMVEMALDHLAERRVIELDNEHRSALVSNLLVVLCSDRHTQPVVNTGSSHS, translated from the coding sequence ATGACTGAAGAGAAACAATATGACCCAATATCGGGTTGGAATCCGCTGGCTGTTTGTTTGTGCGGGTTATTATTGGCTGTGTTTTTGTTCGTATCTGCGGTCGCTGCTGAAAGTGTGCCATTAATCTTATTGGCGATCATTTTAGTACCAGCTTGTATCATTGGTTTGTTTGGGTGCATGGCGGTTGCTCCAAATCAGGCACGAGTTTTATTGTTGTTTGGTGAGTATAAAGGGTCTGTGACGCGGTCTGGTTTTTTCTGGGTCAATCCGTTTTTCTCCAAACAAAAGATCTCTTTGCGAATTCGTAATTTTGAGACCGGATCAATCTCAACTCCTGAGCAGAAAGATCCGACGACGGGAAAAATTCTTCAGGCCAAAAGCCGTTCCGCGGGAAAACCTTCGAAAGTGAATGACCGAGATGGTAATCCGGTCGATATTTCCACGGTAGTAGTCTGGCGTGTCGTCAATACCGCGGAAGCAATGTTCGAAGTAGATGACTATGAAGATTTTGTGGCCGTTCAAAGTGAAGCAGCATTACGTAATCTTGCCAGTCGTCATCCTTACGATAGCGAAGACCATGAAGTGTCATTACGCGGTAATACAACTGAAGTCTGTGATCAGTTAAAGATTGATATTCAGGAACGTCTGGATAAAGCGGGCGTTGAGGTCATAGAAGCACGTATCAGTCATCTTGCTTATGCACAGGAAATTGCTGCCGCGATGTTACAACGACAGCAGGCACAAGCAGTCGTGGCAGCCAGAACTAAAATTGTTGAGGGAGCAGTGGGAATGGTCGAAATGGCTTTAGACCATCTAGCAGAACGGAGAGTGATCGAATTGGATAACGAGCATCGGTCAGCGTTGGTCTCTAATTTGTTGGTTGTATTATGCAGCGATCGTCATACTCAGCCCGTGGTCAATACAGGAAGTTCACACTCATAG
- a CDS encoding vWA domain-containing protein, with amino-acid sequence MDYLKHLLESYFKIPPASPGQGTAWSFQWNTPWPTWLPDWVVFILGVGIIFLLMYAYLKDTAHLNLQKRAVLLSIRLALFLFVLLFLTKVTFSIHRTGLPFVALLIDDSASMGLADDYSQIASTKNRAIAKQQVQGKDRLGLVKTMLLQKDARFLRELQKKHKLKLYHFSEECIPLGEQGLLDKTDTAQAQELIKQLEPIGNETRPFHAVQKVLNDFRGTLPTAIIVLSDGISSTGDMDLLSRAGTLAKSKLVPIYPVGVGSEQPVRDLQLYDLLVDDVAFVNDPVNLSAKVKSFGITAGSVSVSLKDAKTGNPLITRKLSINPNKEFQKIDLTFTPNKPGLLEYIFEVEPVKGEVNRNNNQQSGQVSVLDQKIRVLLVDSVPRYEYRYLKHLLERDKTIELRSILQESDLEYSSEDATALDYFPVKKEDLYQYDVVILGDADPAYFSQAVFENLDQFVREKGGGLVVVAGPRFSPHAYANTKLETLLPIEISKTKESSEAALLVNGFQPELTTEGQFSTSIFRFADNAEQSQTIWNNLPELYWYYTADGVKPGASVLATHPTQKGKNGQLIPIIATQRIGAGKVIFSATDDLWRWRDLVGDLYYSRYWVQSIRYLSRSKLLNQEQAVELTLDRNTYQQGDSVQFRVKFLDERLIPTDDEDVTVMLERQGEASRPVKLTPLEKSPHIFEGSYSNIAEGSYHSWVSQPILQGNPPSDDFRVEVSQRELLNRDMNQSDMQKTARETRGKYYHIFAADQLPAAIPTGHPVPLENEEPITLWNRWEFLILFTLLISAEWLLRKRFRLV; translated from the coding sequence ATGGATTATCTGAAACACCTGTTAGAATCCTATTTTAAAATCCCTCCAGCGAGTCCTGGACAGGGAACGGCGTGGAGCTTCCAGTGGAATACTCCCTGGCCTACATGGCTCCCAGATTGGGTTGTTTTCATTTTGGGAGTGGGAATCATTTTCCTGCTGATGTACGCGTACCTGAAGGATACAGCGCACCTTAATCTGCAGAAGCGTGCCGTATTATTAAGTATTCGCCTGGCATTGTTTTTGTTTGTGTTATTGTTCCTCACAAAAGTCACGTTTTCCATTCACCGAACCGGTTTACCTTTTGTCGCTTTATTAATTGACGACTCGGCAAGCATGGGACTCGCAGATGACTACTCTCAAATCGCTTCTACCAAGAACAGAGCAATAGCCAAGCAGCAGGTCCAAGGCAAGGATCGGCTTGGTCTGGTCAAAACAATGTTACTCCAAAAAGATGCACGATTTTTGCGTGAGCTGCAAAAAAAACACAAATTGAAGCTTTACCATTTTTCGGAAGAGTGTATTCCATTGGGAGAACAGGGACTGCTTGACAAAACGGATACTGCACAAGCTCAGGAATTAATCAAACAACTCGAACCAATAGGGAATGAAACACGACCTTTCCACGCAGTACAAAAAGTATTGAACGATTTTCGAGGAACGCTTCCCACTGCGATTATTGTCCTCAGTGATGGAATCTCCAGTACCGGCGATATGGATCTATTGTCCCGTGCCGGTACATTGGCGAAATCGAAGCTCGTTCCCATCTACCCCGTTGGAGTTGGCAGCGAACAGCCAGTCAGAGATCTGCAATTGTACGACTTGCTGGTTGATGATGTCGCCTTTGTTAATGATCCGGTTAATCTGTCAGCCAAAGTAAAAAGCTTTGGTATCACTGCCGGTTCAGTCTCTGTTTCCCTCAAAGACGCCAAAACAGGAAATCCGCTGATCACTAGAAAATTGTCAATTAACCCTAACAAAGAATTTCAAAAGATTGATCTCACCTTCACTCCGAACAAGCCAGGGCTTTTGGAATATATATTTGAAGTAGAACCAGTCAAAGGAGAAGTCAATCGCAATAACAACCAGCAAAGCGGTCAGGTCTCAGTTCTCGATCAAAAAATTCGTGTGTTATTGGTAGATTCAGTCCCTCGTTATGAATACCGCTACCTTAAGCATTTATTGGAAAGAGACAAAACCATCGAACTCCGAAGCATTTTACAGGAATCAGATCTGGAATATTCGTCCGAAGATGCCACTGCTCTGGATTATTTCCCGGTGAAAAAAGAAGATCTTTATCAATACGATGTTGTCATTCTGGGTGACGCCGATCCTGCTTATTTCAGTCAGGCTGTTTTTGAAAACCTCGATCAGTTTGTGCGCGAAAAAGGAGGAGGCCTAGTAGTCGTCGCTGGTCCCCGCTTTTCTCCTCATGCCTATGCCAATACCAAACTGGAAACTCTATTGCCTATCGAGATTTCTAAAACGAAGGAATCAAGTGAGGCCGCCCTATTAGTCAATGGATTTCAACCAGAACTAACAACCGAAGGTCAATTCAGTACCTCAATATTTCGTTTTGCAGACAACGCCGAGCAGAGCCAGACAATCTGGAATAATTTACCAGAACTGTATTGGTATTATACAGCAGATGGAGTCAAGCCGGGTGCGTCTGTACTGGCAACACATCCCACACAGAAGGGAAAAAACGGACAGTTGATCCCAATAATAGCCACACAGCGTATAGGAGCTGGTAAAGTAATCTTCAGTGCAACCGACGATCTTTGGAGATGGCGCGATCTTGTCGGTGATCTTTATTACTCCCGTTATTGGGTACAATCGATCCGCTACCTTAGTCGTTCAAAACTGTTAAATCAGGAACAGGCTGTCGAACTCACACTTGACCGTAATACATATCAACAAGGCGACTCGGTTCAGTTTCGTGTGAAATTTCTGGATGAACGATTAATTCCGACAGACGATGAAGATGTGACTGTGATGCTAGAACGACAAGGAGAAGCCTCTCGGCCGGTCAAATTAACACCATTAGAAAAGTCTCCCCATATCTTCGAAGGCAGTTATTCCAATATCGCAGAAGGATCGTATCATAGCTGGGTCTCTCAACCAATCCTGCAAGGGAATCCTCCTTCCGATGACTTTCGAGTTGAAGTATCACAACGTGAATTATTAAATCGAGACATGAACCAAAGCGATATGCAGAAAACCGCCAGGGAAACGCGAGGAAAATATTATCATATCTTTGCCGCTGACCAACTTCCAGCTGCCATCCCAACAGGCCATCCGGTTCCTCTCGAGAACGAAGAACCGATCACGCTTTGGAATCGCTGGGAATTTCTCATTCTGTTCACTCTATTAATCTCTGCAGAATGGCTTTTAAGGAAACGTTTTCGACTAGTATAA
- the feoB gene encoding ferrous iron transport protein B → MTNSPAITQKKMTVAIIGNPNTGKSTLFNHLSGGHAHIGNFPGVTVEKKVGSVTWDGRSIDLVDLPGTYSLAPRSIDEMVAVDVLLGRQKEVPLPDAIVCIADASNLERNLYLFSQILDLSIPVVLVLNMCDLARSRGIEIDATALSQKLKLPVLCTEAHAGKGVNELKAEIVRIGIGEKHQPLSLFPDAFYHEREQLSEKLQTDEDGIPPDFLVDRLLLDVGGYVESYFEHHTHNGLMDDLRQARTRLKEAGHAVPAMEARLRYSWSRELLKDVIKHPQEHQVTTSDRIDRWLTHRVFGFLFFFALMFFVFQSVFTWAGPAMDLIEAGQGMVEGIVESLISPGPLRSLVVDGVVAGVGGVLIFLPQIVILYFFIAVLEDSGYMARAAFIMDRLMRSLGLSGKSFIPLMSSFACAVPGIMATRVIENRHERLVTILVAPLMSCSARWPVYTLFIAAFIPNIAYLSLAGSPVVTLQGLVLFGMSSIGALVAIPVAWFLKRVCFKGDVAPFVMELPGYKWPSARNVILRVYNRAKSFVVKAGTLIFLTSIIIWATGYFPGDHSEQFKIQQRIETIDSEVQKLEVEIAATDESDQMDLKELQTKKELLSAEQTELNEQQNLVSSQLVESSFLGQAGHWIAPVVKPLGWDWKIGVGVIASFPAREVIISTLGTIYSLGGDVGEDDEGLIGSIRAATWPDGTKVFNVPVAISIMVFFALCAQCAATLMVIRRETNSWLWPVISFTYMTTLAYVGAFISYQVGMLF, encoded by the coding sequence ATGACTAACTCTCCTGCAATAACGCAAAAAAAAATGACTGTTGCCATTATTGGTAACCCCAATACAGGAAAGAGCACTCTGTTCAATCATCTTTCCGGTGGGCATGCTCATATTGGAAATTTTCCTGGTGTGACCGTGGAGAAGAAAGTGGGGAGTGTTACCTGGGACGGCCGGAGCATCGATCTGGTTGATTTACCGGGAACTTATAGTCTGGCACCTCGCTCTATTGACGAAATGGTGGCAGTTGATGTTTTGCTGGGAAGACAAAAAGAGGTTCCGCTTCCCGATGCTATTGTTTGCATAGCTGATGCATCAAATCTGGAACGAAATCTTTATTTGTTCAGCCAGATTCTTGATTTGTCGATTCCCGTTGTTTTAGTTCTCAACATGTGTGATCTTGCTCGCTCACGGGGGATTGAGATTGATGCGACGGCTTTATCACAAAAACTAAAATTACCTGTGTTGTGTACCGAAGCGCATGCTGGGAAAGGAGTCAATGAATTAAAGGCAGAAATAGTACGGATTGGCATTGGAGAGAAACATCAGCCTTTGTCTCTTTTTCCCGATGCCTTTTACCACGAGCGCGAACAGTTATCTGAGAAGCTTCAGACCGATGAAGATGGAATACCCCCCGATTTTCTGGTGGATCGATTACTGCTTGATGTGGGGGGGTATGTGGAATCGTACTTTGAGCACCATACTCATAATGGCCTGATGGATGATTTACGTCAGGCACGCACGCGTTTGAAAGAGGCTGGCCATGCTGTGCCGGCTATGGAAGCGCGCTTGCGTTATAGTTGGAGCAGAGAGCTATTAAAAGATGTTATAAAACATCCCCAAGAACATCAAGTGACGACCTCTGATCGAATTGATCGTTGGTTAACCCATCGTGTATTTGGTTTTCTATTTTTTTTCGCGTTGATGTTTTTTGTGTTTCAGTCTGTCTTTACCTGGGCAGGCCCTGCCATGGATCTGATTGAAGCGGGGCAGGGAATGGTAGAGGGAATTGTGGAATCGTTGATTTCTCCTGGTCCATTGAGAAGTCTGGTTGTAGATGGAGTGGTAGCTGGTGTGGGAGGTGTGCTCATTTTTCTTCCACAGATTGTGATTTTGTATTTCTTTATCGCAGTATTGGAAGACAGTGGTTATATGGCGCGCGCAGCATTTATCATGGATCGATTAATGAGAAGTCTGGGATTGAGCGGCAAATCGTTCATTCCGTTGATGTCTTCTTTTGCTTGTGCGGTCCCCGGGATTATGGCAACGCGCGTCATTGAAAATCGACACGAACGACTGGTGACCATTTTAGTGGCACCTTTAATGAGTTGCTCGGCGCGTTGGCCTGTATACACACTTTTTATCGCTGCTTTCATTCCGAATATTGCCTACCTGTCACTGGCAGGGAGTCCAGTGGTGACATTGCAGGGGCTCGTTCTGTTTGGCATGTCATCGATTGGGGCATTGGTTGCGATTCCCGTAGCCTGGTTTTTAAAACGGGTTTGTTTTAAAGGGGATGTGGCACCATTTGTAATGGAATTACCGGGTTATAAATGGCCTTCTGCTCGTAATGTGATTTTACGAGTTTATAATCGTGCGAAGTCATTTGTAGTTAAAGCTGGTACCTTGATTTTTCTGACATCAATCATAATTTGGGCTACTGGCTATTTTCCGGGTGACCATAGCGAGCAATTTAAAATTCAGCAGAGAATCGAAACGATTGATTCTGAAGTTCAAAAGCTTGAAGTTGAGATTGCCGCGACTGATGAAAGTGATCAGATGGATCTCAAGGAATTACAAACTAAAAAGGAGTTACTTTCAGCAGAGCAGACTGAGCTGAATGAGCAGCAGAATCTGGTGAGCAGTCAATTAGTGGAATCCAGTTTTTTAGGTCAGGCAGGGCATTGGATTGCTCCCGTAGTCAAACCTCTGGGATGGGACTGGAAAATAGGTGTGGGAGTAATAGCATCCTTTCCTGCGCGAGAAGTGATTATTTCCACTTTGGGAACCATTTATAGTCTGGGCGGAGACGTTGGTGAAGATGACGAAGGATTGATTGGCTCAATCCGTGCTGCGACCTGGCCTGATGGCACCAAGGTGTTTAATGTTCCGGTCGCGATTTCGATCATGGTCTTTTTCGCTTTGTGTGCCCAGTGTGCGGCGACATTGATGGTCATTCGGCGAGAAACCAACAGTTGGCTGTGGCCGGTAATCTCATTTACCTATATGACAACGCTGGCCTATGTGGGAGCATTCATTTCCTATCAGGTGGGGATGTTGTTTTAA
- the murC gene encoding UDP-N-acetylmuramate--L-alanine ligase, with the protein MILSNASTNQQRRSANESRTDSAALPASAHLVGIRGSGMKALAEYLSSAGCRVTGSDLSPSLPTENALREGGYRVHQGHDKRFVPEGTSVLIYSPAIGLANPERRFAQRMGIPQLSYSQMLGRLMRQKQGVCVAGTHGKSTTSALTAYVLQNSGVSPSAVIGAELCSKNLNGWAGEGSLFVAESCEYQRSFLDLFPYYAAITNIEPDHFDYFKNQDDMTSAYAEFVSRIPVRGHLLLPGNCLGLEKIQSSCQAKVSTFSLERGADWWATDIKQTAFGLRFRLFHQGDYFSEISLQKKGKHNVSNAMVAAILCHTAGIAVEDIREGIYEFPGIHRRFERMGSYKGLTLFDDYAHHPTAIQSTLKMLRQEYPDRKIWCLYEPHQVSRTQALMEYYARSFKSADEVLISPVYAAREKLEQEPFDISKELVKRTLRHNDSTRFSSSLDQMVSTLETEAQSGDIIITMGAGEINRIHYELNRRLQSDS; encoded by the coding sequence ATGATCCTGTCAAACGCGAGTACAAATCAACAACGCCGATCAGCAAATGAATCTCGAACGGATTCTGCCGCATTACCTGCATCTGCTCATCTCGTGGGTATCCGTGGTTCGGGAATGAAAGCGCTTGCAGAGTATCTTTCGAGTGCAGGTTGCCGTGTGACTGGGTCTGATTTAAGTCCCTCACTTCCCACAGAAAATGCCTTGCGCGAGGGGGGATATCGAGTTCATCAGGGCCATGATAAACGATTTGTTCCTGAAGGAACGAGCGTTTTAATTTACAGTCCTGCCATTGGTCTGGCAAACCCAGAACGTCGCTTTGCCCAACGGATGGGAATTCCACAGTTATCTTATTCTCAGATGCTGGGTCGTCTGATGCGGCAGAAACAAGGTGTCTGTGTGGCTGGCACACACGGGAAAAGTACTACCTCGGCTCTCACCGCATATGTGCTGCAAAATTCAGGAGTTTCTCCATCGGCGGTGATTGGAGCAGAGCTCTGTAGTAAGAACTTAAATGGCTGGGCAGGGGAAGGTTCACTTTTTGTTGCTGAGAGTTGTGAATATCAACGTAGTTTTCTGGATTTATTCCCTTATTATGCCGCCATTACAAATATTGAACCCGACCATTTTGATTATTTCAAAAATCAGGATGATATGACGTCCGCTTATGCCGAGTTTGTCTCCCGAATTCCCGTAAGAGGTCATTTATTGCTTCCAGGGAACTGCCTGGGGCTGGAAAAAATTCAGAGTTCCTGTCAGGCAAAAGTCTCCACGTTTTCTCTGGAAAGAGGTGCAGACTGGTGGGCCACAGATATTAAACAAACTGCTTTTGGCCTCAGATTTCGGCTCTTTCACCAAGGTGATTATTTTTCGGAAATCTCCCTTCAAAAAAAAGGGAAACACAATGTTTCCAATGCAATGGTCGCAGCGATTCTCTGCCATACAGCCGGTATTGCTGTTGAGGACATTCGAGAAGGGATTTATGAGTTTCCTGGTATCCATCGCCGCTTTGAACGAATGGGATCGTATAAAGGTCTGACTTTATTCGATGATTATGCTCATCACCCTACGGCAATCCAGTCTACGCTGAAAATGTTGCGACAGGAGTATCCAGATCGAAAAATCTGGTGTCTATATGAACCGCATCAAGTCTCTCGCACTCAGGCGTTAATGGAATATTATGCTCGAAGCTTTAAATCAGCAGATGAGGTTCTGATCTCCCCTGTGTATGCCGCTCGCGAAAAGCTCGAACAAGAACCCTTTGATATATCAAAAGAGCTCGTCAAACGAACTCTTCGGCATAATGATTCGACTAGATTCAGCAGTTCCCTTGACCAGATGGTCTCAACTTTAGAGACTGAGGCTCAATCTGGTGATATTATCATTACTATGGGAGCGGGCGAGATAAATCGGATTCATTATGAGCTCAATCGAAGACTTCAAAGCGATTCTTAA
- a CDS encoding sigma-70 family RNA polymerase sigma factor has protein sequence MSTFNTSSDQDARRVFTELLTRERLRIFGYIRTLVPHNSDAEDVYQHVCLTLWNKFSEFDQERDFFSWACGIAFFTVCNFRRSIQRDRHFFSQELIETMSAERLRHLSNHNTRLELLQDCFSGLSSADQELLLQATFEKQSIKEFAEKAGKTVQTLYNRLSTLRRELAQCILRKLKSEGQS, from the coding sequence ATGTCGACATTCAACACTTCTTCTGATCAAGATGCTAGAAGAGTGTTTACAGAATTATTGACCAGAGAGAGGTTACGCATTTTTGGGTATATCCGGACTTTAGTTCCCCACAACTCAGATGCAGAAGACGTATATCAACATGTATGTTTGACGCTCTGGAATAAATTCAGTGAATTTGATCAAGAACGAGATTTTTTTTCCTGGGCATGTGGAATCGCTTTTTTTACTGTTTGCAATTTTCGTAGAAGTATTCAACGCGATCGACACTTTTTCAGTCAGGAGCTAATCGAAACAATGTCTGCGGAGCGGCTACGCCATTTAAGCAACCACAACACTCGGCTTGAACTTTTGCAAGACTGCTTCAGCGGTTTAAGTTCAGCTGATCAGGAATTGCTTTTGCAGGCGACATTTGAAAAGCAGTCCATCAAAGAATTTGCAGAGAAAGCTGGTAAAACGGTCCAAACACTTTACAACCGTCTGAGCACACTTAGGCGTGAATTAGCTCAATGTATTTTGAGAAAGCTTAAAAGTGAGGGCCAATCATAA
- a CDS encoding FecR domain-containing protein has product MTVHELPPNFDRLLNQLIDGQISKSEFEELEHYLSSTPEAMQTYFDYLDIQTGVQKRYVERLKELDQIFTDEVPQTKPASKAPVFRRNTKLFSMLSYLAVATASVTLMLFAEKSITGRFFWEPAPSVPIPYQGDPAPRDLPYVATLTRSNDCVWGGDTEPLFSGQRLLTKDLYLETGTAEFRFDSGIRLVLKGPTKIHINSANSAIVDSGEVVLHGYESAPEFALTTPQATFFDIGTEYGTKVEDNGDTELHVFQGSVRVEPSNKTKDLIVNQGKARDITKNKDIPLELTKFQREVPGKPKDAKKVNLDELIAYDSFHPSKIIIPEELSEWQRGGIGWETHWRNHKNWSGLAVGNSYPKKSLVPKELSPNQLGCVEIERGKIGWRTLKKTVRLDIDAIYYISFFIQKRKWSPAIDRQYGNISLWNLGKSNEDQKNAKKILFGISSNRFPSLRIQTQTVEKAPPLEDEKPYFFVGKIVASEKSPDQIFLRVFSGTEKIPEQEPHIWTCTTDPFYDSTVFDHVRIFAGRNSKYLFDELHIGTTWESVVNFNDPDPPKVN; this is encoded by the coding sequence ATGACTGTTCATGAACTCCCTCCCAATTTTGATCGACTGTTGAATCAACTGATTGACGGTCAAATATCCAAATCAGAATTTGAAGAACTGGAACATTATCTTAGTTCGACTCCTGAAGCGATGCAGACTTACTTTGATTATCTCGATATCCAAACCGGAGTTCAGAAGCGCTACGTTGAAAGATTAAAAGAACTTGACCAAATCTTCACAGACGAGGTCCCTCAAACTAAACCAGCTTCAAAAGCACCTGTTTTTAGACGAAACACGAAACTATTCTCGATGCTCAGTTACCTGGCTGTAGCAACGGCTTCGGTTACACTTATGCTATTTGCAGAAAAGTCTATCACAGGCCGTTTCTTTTGGGAGCCGGCCCCCTCAGTTCCAATTCCCTATCAAGGAGACCCAGCCCCCAGAGACTTACCTTACGTAGCCACTCTCACACGATCAAATGATTGTGTATGGGGCGGTGATACCGAACCTCTTTTCTCTGGACAGCGATTGTTAACAAAAGACCTCTATTTGGAAACAGGAACTGCGGAATTTCGCTTTGATAGTGGAATTCGCTTAGTTCTCAAAGGTCCAACAAAAATCCATATCAATTCAGCAAACTCCGCAATAGTTGATTCAGGAGAGGTCGTTCTACATGGATATGAATCTGCACCGGAATTCGCGTTAACGACTCCCCAAGCCACTTTCTTTGACATCGGTACTGAATATGGAACGAAAGTGGAGGACAACGGAGATACGGAACTGCACGTTTTTCAAGGCTCTGTCAGAGTAGAGCCCTCAAACAAGACCAAAGATTTGATCGTCAATCAAGGGAAAGCGCGGGATATCACAAAAAATAAAGATATTCCTTTAGAGTTGACAAAGTTCCAACGTGAAGTTCCAGGAAAGCCGAAAGACGCAAAGAAGGTCAATCTGGACGAGTTAATTGCTTATGACAGTTTTCATCCCTCAAAAATCATCATTCCAGAAGAGCTTTCCGAATGGCAGCGTGGTGGAATTGGCTGGGAAACCCATTGGCGAAACCATAAAAACTGGTCAGGTCTGGCTGTCGGGAATAGCTATCCTAAAAAGTCACTCGTGCCTAAAGAGCTTTCACCAAACCAATTAGGTTGTGTCGAAATAGAACGTGGAAAGATCGGCTGGCGCACTTTAAAAAAAACAGTTCGGCTCGATATTGACGCAATCTACTACATCAGCTTTTTTATCCAGAAAAGAAAATGGAGTCCTGCTATTGACCGTCAGTATGGAAACATTTCCTTATGGAATTTGGGGAAATCGAACGAAGATCAAAAAAACGCAAAAAAAATATTATTTGGCATCAGTTCGAACAGATTTCCCTCTTTACGTATTCAGACTCAAACAGTTGAGAAAGCGCCACCACTAGAAGATGAAAAACCTTATTTCTTTGTTGGTAAAATTGTGGCGAGTGAAAAATCACCAGACCAGATATTTTTACGCGTTTTTTCTGGAACCGAAAAAATCCCAGAGCAAGAACCACATATTTGGACATGCACCACTGATCCATTTTATGATTCAACAGTATTTGATCATGTTCGGATCTTTGCAGGTAGAAACAGCAAATATCTCTTCGATGAACTCCACATCGGCACAACTTGGGAATCCGTTGTAAATTTTAATGATCCCGATCCTCCAAAAGTGAATTAA